One segment of Carya illinoinensis cultivar Pawnee chromosome 13, C.illinoinensisPawnee_v1, whole genome shotgun sequence DNA contains the following:
- the LOC122292621 gene encoding uncharacterized protein LOC122292621: MDIRKLCIFIIFFALFISMDPTFVQADGNEDGNSNKNKGNNDNNNSQGDDPATTDYDELAPAETGQERAMCKAKGACKSKTLMCPSQCPARKPKNNKKMKGCFVDCSSKCEVTCKYRKPNCNGYGSLCYDPRFVGGDGVMFYFHGAKGGNFAVVSDDNLQINAHFIGTRPQGRTRDFTWVQALAVMFDTHTLVIAAKRVTHWDNNVDALSVRWDGEAVDIAANGEGEWRTNGEEREVVVERTDDANSARVTVAHLVEIDIRVTPIGERENKVHNYQIPADDAFAHLETQFRFAKLTDFVEGVLGKTYRPGYVSPVKIGVPMPMMGGEDKYQTPFLYSPICKACRFQRQTTIGPMKEVAQY, encoded by the exons atGGATATAAGAAAGTTAtgcattttcattattttctttgctcTGTTCATCTCCATGGATCCCACCTTTGTTCAGGCCGACGGGAATGAAGATGGGAACAGCAACAAGAATAAGGGGAACAATGACAACAACAACAGCCAAGGGGATGATCCTGCCACAACAGATTACGACGAGTTGGCACCAGCAGAAACGGGACAGGAACGAGCTATGTGCAAAGCGAAGGGGGCATGCAAGTCCAAAACCCTTATGTGTCCATCTCAGTGCCCGGCGAGGAAACCCAAGAATAACAAGAAGATGAAGGGATGCTTTGTTGACTGCAGTAGCAAGTGTGAGGTCACTTGCAAGT ATCGTAAACCCAACTGCAATGGATATGGCTCTCTCTGCTATGATCCTCGGTTTGTTGGTGGGGATGGTGTGATGTTCTACTTTCATGGAGCAAAGGGAGGAAACTTTGCCGTTGTTTCAGATGATAACCTCCAAATCAATGCTCATTTCATTGGAACCCGACCACAAGGAAGGACTCGTGACTTTACATGGGTGCAAGCCCTGGCTGTCATGTTTGACACTCACACTCTTGTTATTGCTGCGAAGAGAGTCACACACTGGGACAATAATGTTGATGCTCTTTCTGTGAGGTGGGATGGCGAGGCTGTTGACATTGCTGCCAATGGAGAGGGAGAATGGAGGACTAATGGTGAAGAAAGAGAAGTGGTAGTTGAGAGAACAGACGATGCTAACAGTGCAAGAGTTACAGTTGCTCATCTGGTTGAAATAGACATTAGGGTGACACcaattggagagagagaaaacaagGTTCATAACTACCAGATACCAGCAGATGATGCCTTTGCTCACTTGGAGACACAGTTCAGGTTTGCCAAGCTAACAGATTTTGTGGAGGGAGTGTTGGGAAAGACATACAGGCCAGGTTATGTTAGCCCTGTGAAGATTGGGGTTCCCATGCCAATGATGGGTGGGGAGGACAAGTACCAGACTCCATTCCTCTATTCACCTATTTGCAAAGCTTGCAGGTTTCAGAGGCAAACTACGATTGGTCCTATGAAGGAAGTTGCTCAGTACTGA
- the LOC122292758 gene encoding probable pyridoxal 5'-phosphate synthase subunit PDX2 encodes MAVVGVLALQGSFNEHIAALRRLGVKGVEIRKPEQLDSVASLIIPGGESTTMAKLAQYHNLFPALREFVTMGKPVWGTCAGLIFLANKATGQKRGGQDLVGGLDCTVNRNFFGSQIQSFEAELSVPELASKEGGPETFRGVFIRAPAILEVGPEVQVLAECPVPSNKVLASRADVEDQEEKLSEKKVIVAVRQGNLLGTAFHPELTADTRWHSYFLKMSSGVAEGASSSIVAVGGEGLSLSRQPIIDLPIFQ; translated from the exons ATGGCTGTCGTCGGCGTCCTCGCTCTACAGGGATCTTTTAACGAACATATCGCAG CGCTGAGAAGGCTCGGGGTCAAAGGCGTGGAGATAAGGAAGCCCGAGCAACTAGACAGCGTAGCTTCCCTTATCATTCCTGGAGGAGAGAGCACCACCATGGCTAAGCTCGCTCAGTACCACAACCTG TTTCCTGCTCTGCGTGAGTTTGTTACAATGGGGAAGCCTGTTTGGGGGACCTGTGCAGGGCTTATTTTCTTGGCAAACAAAGCTACCG GGCAGAAAAGAGGTGGGCAGGACCTAGTTGGGGGCCTAGATTGTACTGTAAATAGAAATTTCTTTGGCAGTCAG ATTCAAAGCTTTGAGGCAGAGCTGTCGGTACCTGAACTTGCTTCTAAAGAAGGTGGTCCAGAGACATTTCGTGGAGTATTCATCCGTGCTCCCGCAATTCTTGAAGTAGGGCCGGAAGTTCAAGTGCTGGCTGAGTGTCCTGTCCCATCAAACAAGGTGTTGGCTTCAAGAGCTGATGTTGAAGACCAAGAG GAGAAATTGTCTGAAAAGAAAGTGATTGTAGCTGTAAGGCAGGGAAACTTGCTAGGGACTGCCTTCCATCCTGAATTGACAGCAGATACTcgatg GCATAGTTACTTTTTGAAGATGTCAAGCGGTGTCGCAGAAGGGGCCTCAAGTAGCATTGTTGCTGTCGGGGGAGAGGGTTTAAGTTTAAGCAGGCAGCCAATCATCGACCTTCCCATATTTCAATAG